Within the Montipora foliosa isolate CH-2021 chromosome 11, ASM3666993v2, whole genome shotgun sequence genome, the region ATACGTCGTCGACAGTACCAGAATGAGATGTGTTGTCGCCGCCCTCAATTGGTGTTCCTTGCTCCGGGGGAGACAGCATAACGACGAATAGATAAATAATTCCTCAGCAACAACCGCCCAGTAGCTTTGCACGTGATGACTGTCTTGACGCTGTAGTATGCTTATATACCTCACTGCGGTCTTTAGAGACCCCACGCGCTAAGCGCAAAGAATGAAATTCTCACGCTTAACTTCCGAACGAAAATACATTTTCAGCCGGTTCTTGCCAATTTTGCGTTAGAATTGTACTGTTTTAATCgagaaatttaaataaatttctcttttgttatttagttgtctaataattattttaagcttCGTTGAGCTTAATAGTATAGATCTCTTGCTTAGGTTAAGTAGCTCGCCGTTAATAGCTTTGCTAACTCCGAGCTACCAAAGACTATTATCtgaatttttgaaataacgTGCAATCCAACCTGACTTGCATGTGTTCGACCTTGCAGCCAATACAAATCACACAATTTTTTCGGGACAGGCTCGGGATACCGGAAAGTTAAAATTGACTCCCAACAATACGAAGGGAATGCACTCCCGAATTTAAGACGCTGGCTGACTTCGTCATCCCGCGTAAATAGTTCGCTTAAGCTGTCGAAAAGGACCTCGTCGTTGTTTATGACGAAGGCTTGGTAAATAATGCGAAAATTGATCTTTAcaattcttttaatttattgttattttaacaGAGATGGTGTGAACGATGAGTGTATAAGCTTTAAAAAGCTTATACACTCATCGTTCACACCATCTCCGTTCTCATGGTATAAATCGCTTAGCTTTTCgtgtccgccatatttgttttccGAAGGAAAACCCGACCACTTTGCCGAAGAATTTCGCCGGAGATTATATTACGTCACATCAGTTTCGCAAATGGAAACTAGTTACGACCGAAGTTTTGGCGGCGGCTTCTCGTTGATTTATTAGACGAGTAAGTTCCCAACTGATAAAGTATCTTTCTTTTCTCTGAATACTAGGCTGTCAAACGTTTGCTAAACGAGACCCAATGGATCATGCAGAATAACGTTCTTGCCATTAACTTCCTTATTGAACATAGACTGCCGTATAAAACAGAGTAAACATGCCCGTGATCACTCGTCAAATAGCTCGTAACACTCGATCAAGCGGCCCAGTTTCCACACCAACTAGACAAGGGAGCTCCACAGGCAAAAGGAGACAAACAAAAGCGAAATCAGAGACATCAAGCATTTCTAAACCATCAGCGCAACGAAGCGACCCTGGCTTCAAagagaaaattcgccgcatAATTTGGAATTTGGTCAAAAAATACCTTCCTTGGTTAAAGATCTGCGTGGAACCGTTTAAGAGATCCAATGAGACAGCAGTTTTTATCATCATCGTGGCAATATTCCTGTTATTTGCGTTTTGGAGCTTTCGCATCCCAATCATTAATGCAGTCACTTTTTTGTGGCAGAAACCTGTTACAGCTGACTTGCCAAGCGTGTATTTCAATGATGATGTTTCATACCACTTCACGAAATGTCCTGATGAGGACGTGGATGAAGTTCATGGGTTGCTTAAAAACAAGGAGGgaaaaaattctattttcatAAAAGGATTGGCACCAGGATGGGAAAAATCAAATTCCGCGAGCCATCTtggagtttgtttgtttgagtCACTGAAGCAAAGTAAGCAAGACACTCGTCCAGTTGACGTAATAATAATCAATGTTTCCAGCGAGCATTTCTTTGTTATAAGGAGCATCTACAATGCAATTGAAGCTCTTTGCGGATCGGAAATGACTGACTTCATTAATCAAATCAATGCAGAATTAATCCGGAATTTTTCCTAAGCGAAAGTAACAGTAACGATACTGAAATGAAACTTAAATTTCTTTACAGAAAACTCAACGAACTTTTAAAACGGCGAAACAGTCATGCTCTCCTGATTCTTTACAGCTGGAGAGATTCGGACACTGCGGAGCTATCCCGCTTCCGTGAACCAGGCACGAAGGATTTGAGAGTAGGCACATAGGCATAAAGCAAAGAGGCATAACGGATGTAAAAAGCCGCAGAACTCATCTTGGCGATTTCAATGGCCTTAAAGCCAAATTCCAGGAAATATTTTACGTTGCAGCTTATATTCAAATCTTTTAtaaaattttttatttattcccACACACCTATAATATTAACAATACATATATACATGCAATAATTACAATTATAGAACAACTACTTACTCTACTTACAGTACTACATTTACTTACACTTCATTACAATACTTGTCTAATGCCTATCTACATTTAGCCAAAAGTTACATTAGTCAATACAGTTCTGAAAACATAGTACAAGCACACTTATAAACAGATTGCAAATTAAGGTACAGAGCCCATGCACAAATCCCACTTCTTATTAAATTTGTCCATGTTattcagtaatattaacacCTAAAGTGCCCATGTCATGaaaattttatattttcctttttgaaagtCCTTATTAAAAAGTGAACTTTTGCGAAAGAATTTTTCGATTTGAACAAAACGCGAATTTTCTGCGATTTTTCAAATCCTACTTTTGTTTGGTACACCCCCTCTGCTGGTGAACTCCAACGTTAACGCTTATATGCAAAGTTTACTGAATATACCGAACACGGTATTGGTAAACTGTAAACTCACTCGATTTCGTTGTGTTTTACTCAGCCTTTTACTCGGCAAACTTCGGTGTTCAACTCACAATTCACCGTACAATTTTTTCACTCACATGTCATTGCCTCATTTGGAAACTAAAGCGCACGTGATCAATGTCACATAACAACAACGACTATGGGGGGAGAGGGCCAAGCCTATTACTCTCGCACACAACTCCCCTAAAAATTGAAACTATCAATTTTTACAATCCTCATGCAACTTATAAACAGTTTAGTTCAGATTTAGTCCTCCTCTTCTGCTCGCATTTGTACTGCAATCCTATCAGCTGCCTGTTGAGCTGCAGTTCTCCGCACTCTCTGGTTCCTCGGCTGCACTTCGTCTCTCCTCCCCTCTTGTAGGTGAACACTGTAATCCACTCCTCGTATCTCCAACGGACAAACTAACTGTAGAGGTCTCTCATTAGTGTGTCCCTTGAGCAACAAAATCACACCTCTAACAACACCGTCCTTGCCTTGAATGAGGCGCGACACATCCGCGACACATCCGGGACTTTCCCCGCTTTGCAGCGCCAAATTTGAAAGCTAATTGGGGAATTGTAcacaaaacaataaagaaagTCGGCCGAAAGCCGGGAGAACCGCTTGAAAATTCTTCTATTATGGGATAACTATTCAGTTTACAATCAAGTATTCATATGGCTTTTGTTGTAAAgaagttaataaaaaaaatgtgactGTTTTTACGTCGGTAGTTAAGTTAgaagtattattttttttggccTCAAAAGTAACTATTTCGGCACTTTGTTTGTATAGCTTGGACAATTTCAGAGGGACAATTTCGAAAAATAAGGGGTTAGGAAATGAGTATTCATAtggctttttttctttgataCTCTAAGATGGTCCTGCCGAATTTTCGCGGAATTCCGACCAGTAGAAGTagtattttttttgcctttcctTCAACCATCCCCCGAACCTCAGAGATTAAATGCAAATTTCCCACGGGGATTGAGTTGGCTAATTTTGAACTTCCCGCGAGTGTTGTAATTAATTCATAGTCCCGCCCCCACAAGCAATGTTGCACTCGCCCTATCAAAGAGCTATTGAAGGTAGTGCGACCCAGCGAGGTGtgacttttttaaaatgaactttATGTATTTCCACGATCTtggccatttaccgtttgctacTTTTAGCGCACGCTTCAGTGACATTATGAACACCCGTTAAGTGCCTTCAAAGTATTTTACTTGTAATAAACatggctagattgcagaatgcCCGGCCAACTAAATGTGTTACTTAaaaaactgccaccgcagtcccgtagtGGCATGGTAGAGAATATGATATTCATATAAACAACTCTGTTCCTAAACCGGGTATACTGCAATCGCtccttagctttcattttgcggttcggtcaaccacacttttcacgagagtgtgtgaagaagaaagcattcaTTTACTGATTATGCCtataagccctcgtttcagtttTTAGGCCTGAGCACTCGTAAAATTTTAGactcattttgcggttcggtaaactacatttttcacgagatcatgtgaagaagaaagcactcgtctACTGATTAAgcgtaagcgctcgtttcagtgattaggcctaagcactctcgtaaaattttattCTGCAATCGCTCTAAATAAACATGACCCCGATGAGTTAACGATAAAATACGAAATCTTCAAAATGCTTTGTTCATAAAAGCATTGGCTTTGTAATGCATGAGCATCTACTGATGAGGGTAACTCTAAAGCTTTACGGCACCGATCGGATCACCTTTGATGAGAAGAAACGCCTCTCTACGCTTCTCTGGGCTTCTCTACTTCCTCTTCGttttaaaatgtcttctttgaaaaaaaatgcagaGTATTGAACGGGAGCTCGAAAGTCATCGAATAACGAGGCGTAAAAGCCAGGCGGGTTCCTAACGCGCTTCGGCATGCTGATCGTAACGAATTAACTGAATGGATTGTAATATGCACTTACTTTTTGATGTCAGAAAACGGATCCAAATTTGAATATTCATTGTTGCAAATGAAAACTTGTTCCCAATGGGATTACTATTTTGGGTCAGTCAAGGAGAGACTAACCAGTACTTCATTGATCTTTTGTAATCACAAAAAGAGTTGTCCTCTGGTTATctctttttttgtcttaataAAAAGTCGAAATTAAAATTTGTTAATATCCTTACGCATAAACTAAACAAAGTGAGTGCTGTAAAGAGCGTAAGCATGAAAAGCAGAACCGAACAAGTGATCGAAACCAAGCGGATACTCCCAAGGGGGCTTCAGCTCGCTGTAGAGCATGAGTCCTCAGTGCTTACTTCTTGCTCTTACCGccttgtaaaaataaaaattttgttAACTGCTTTGTAAAACTGAAATCGGTTAGAGTTAGAACGCAAGCCACTCAGTTGTCAGCACCGCTTAAAAACCGTGTTGTCTAAGTTTTGAAGAGTTATTAGAGCTTGCGATGATGTGGAGAGCCCGCTTATTCGGTGCAAAAACACGGCTGTAAATTAGGATGGCATTGTTAAATTTTTACATGACTTTGCGCAACTATAATTTCGATTGACACCGACTTGAGATCAACTTCACACATCTAAGATTTTGATTGACATCGTCTCATTTCCGGAGGAGCAGCAGAGCTAgaaactgttaaccaatcacaCTCAATCAGTTCTCAACTTGCTAATCTCTGATGCCCGGTCTTGCGAATTTCAGCACTGCAAGTACATGTCGCCAAAGACAATAGCATTGTTGGCGATGTTCCCTTTCTTCCACTCTCCACGGTTCTTTTCGTCTCCAACGACAAGAACAACCTCTCCGACTACGGGTGTAGCTCCCTCTTTCTTGTTTACACGGTGACCTTCCATTAGACTGTGGATGTATTCTCTCTTCCATCGTCTCCATGCATGGGCCTTAGCTTCTTCCAATCTCTTATTCATCTTCGTCAGCTTCTCCTTGTCATCTTCGATAAGTTTGATGTCTTCGATTGGGTGAGCATCACGTCCCCACATGATCACATTTGGTGTAAGcacctcttcttctccctctGCCTCCACTAAGTCAAGAGGCGATTGTTCAAGTTCCTTTCTATGTCCATCACCACCGATTCAATGGCTTCATACGAAAGTCTTGACCTCCCTCACGTCTTGTGCAAAGTCTTCTTTATTTCTGTGATCAGTCTCTCATAGAACCCTCCCCACCAATGGGATCTCGCAAGGTTAAACTGCCAACGAATGTCCTCTCTCGCTAAGTAGTTCTGCAACTTCTCGCTCTTTCTGATAGCTCTGATCCAGTCTGCTGTGGTCTTGAAGACTCCGGCATTGTCTGAGACGATTACGCGAGGCCTCGTTCGGCGCGAGATGAACGCGTTCAGTTTCTTCTGGAATTCGTCGGCCGTTTGTGTCCTTGTTACTTCTAATGGACTGCTCTTGAACTCGCGCACGTGAAGATGATGATTGAGTACTTTCTTAGTTCTTCCTTGCCAACCCTGTAACTCAAAGGTCCGGCGAAGTCTACTCCGGTGACCTCAAACGGTCTACTCCCCTCTGCCCTGTATTCCGGCAGGGCGCTCGTTGGTGGTGCCTCGTACGGCCTTGGTGGAGAATATTTTGCAGACATTGCATCTTTTGATCGTCTTCTTGACTCTTGCTCTCAACTTCGGAATCCACCAAGTCTCTCTTACACATGCCATTGTATTAGCAACACCAAGATGCATTATCTGAGTGTGTACATGAGCAACGAGCTTCTCAGCCAGCGGTCCTCCTGGAAGGTACATAGGCCTGTATCCTTTAACTCTGCCTTCACACTTGAGAACGCCTGTGTGTTTATCTTCTACTAGCTTCCATCCTGGCGATTGTAAACTTGCTTGGACTGCTCTCTGAACTCTTCTCACCCATTAGGTTCTCGCAGTAGCGATCTCTTCGGTTACTAATGGACCCGATTTTCTCTTCAACTTGTTTCTTCTTGCTTTGCAGTTACTGATGAACCTCAACATCCAAGCCGTCACCCTCATGGTCCGCAAGTAAGCACCCCTCTCTAACAATGCATCCCACTCATCCAGCTTGCGCTCTTGTGTGTGAAGGATTCCCTCCGGGGTGGGTCTACACTCTTTATCTGCCACTTTAGTGCCTTTCAACTTTGGCTGCTGTTGCCACTGCGCTTCATCCAATAGCCAGTTAGGGCCAGTCAGCCAGTTTCCTCTCTCCATCTTCGCAATGGTCGCCCCTCTGCTTCCAAGGTCTGCCAGGTTCATATCTGTTGGAACGTACTTCGAAGTAATCCCAATCTCACTGGTGGCTTCTGCTATCTTTCTCACTCTGTTGGCCACAAACACTTTCCATGCCTTTGCGGGATTAGTCAGCCAATACAGCGTAACCATGCTGTCCAACCAAATAGTAGTAGAACTGATGGGCCAACGTTGCAAAGCACCATGCAGGTTCTTTGCCATGTTTGCCGCCATATGGCCGCTGACAAGTTCTAATCTCGCTAAAGAAGTGTTTCTCTTTGATATTCGCGACTTCGAAGTTAGCAGACCCTTAGACATACCCCCTTGTTCTTCCACAACTGCAACTGCCGCTGCACAGCATGCTAGGTTACTAGCATCAGCAAAGAGATGAAGGTGCACTCCCGTAATCTCTCCAATTAAAATGGCTACACTTCTGGGTATCTGAACAGTCTTAAGTTGCTTTGTCCATTTAAACCACTCATCTCTCAACTGGCTGGAGACCTCTGCATTCCACCCCTTCTTCTCATCACAGGCTTGTCGATAGATATGCTTCCCTTGCGCCATAGTGGGTGAGACTATCCCGAGCGGATCATAAATAGCTCCTAAGTAGCTGAGGATAGTCCGCTTAGTCACAGGTTGATCTTCAGCGAAAGGCTTTGCTGGGAACTCCAGAgtttcttcttcctttttccaTGTGTGTCCCAGAATTTTGCTAGGGTTCGGCATGTTCTCGCTCTCCAGAGATCCAACATTCGATTCCCACTTACGAACTGGAAACTTAGCATTCTCGAGGATTTCAGTGctctcttttttaaatttcaccaGCTGCTCCTAATCTCCTGCCATTTGCATAAGGTTGTCGACATAGGTGTTCTCCTTCAGTGCTCTGACTGTGTCTTCAAATTCTGTTCCTTGCTGCTGATGGTGATTCTGCAGAGTGGCTCCTAACACAAAAGGAGTGGCTTCCACTCCAAAAGGTACTCGCATGAACCTCAGATGCCGCTCCTCTCCTTTGACATTGAAGAGAAATCTGAAAGCATCTCTGTCTTGTTCTTTAACACCTATCTGCGGGAACGCTTTCTCGATGTCACCAAGGAGTAGGTTTGTAGACATGCGTGCTCTCACCATAATGTCCCAGAGCAGTGGCTGCAATGGGGGGCCAGTGAAAATACAATCATTGATGCTGTTGGCCAACGGATAGGGCTTAGCGCTGGCGTCAAATACAATACGGACCTTTGTAGTTACTGCACTCTCCCTGATAACTGGTTTATGTGGCATGTAGAATACTCGTTCACCTGTTGGCCTCTCAGGAGCTTCTTCTACTATGCCCACCCGCAGTTGCTCAATGATGTTAGCATATTCTTCTCTCAAGTTCTCATTCTTTGACAATCTCCTCTCAACGTTCTGCAAACACTTCCTGTTCAACACCTCGTTTGTGCTCGCAATGCTCTCTTTAAAGTCACGCAGCACATCAAACTGGTCATTCTCCCCCCGATCTTCAACTCCAAGCACATCCAAACTGTACAGTTTCTCATAATCATTGACGTCTCTCAGATACATGCACACACCATCACTTCTATACTCATCTCCACCATGAACAACCCAACCAAAGGTGGTCTCTTCTACTAAGGGCTCTCCAGGGTTTCCTTTGAACACTTTCTCTGTCCTGACTCTGCTGTACA harbors:
- the LOC137976785 gene encoding uncharacterized protein translates to MPNPSKILGHTWKKEEETLEFPAKPFAEDQPVTKRTILSYLGAIYDPLGIVSPTMAQGKHIYRQACDEKKGWNAEVSSQLRDEWFKWTKQLKTVQIPRSVAILIGEITGVHLHLFADASNLACCAAAVAVVEEQGGMSKGLLTSKSRISKRNTSLARLELVSGHMAANMAKNLHGALQRWPISSTTIWLDSMVTLYWLTNPAKAWKVFVANRVRKIAEATSEIGITSKYVPTDMNLADLGSRGATIAKMERGNWLTGPNWLLDEAQWQQQPKLKGTKVADKECRPTPEGILHTQERKLDEWDALLERGAYLRTMRVTAWMLRFISNCKARRNKLKRKSGPLVTEEIATART
- the LOC137976787 gene encoding uncharacterized protein, with the translated sequence MNQLKLKYSHTQDKRCYMTSGGEYQIHLVLGDSMYSRVRTEKVFKGNPGEPLVEETTFGWVVHGGDEYRSDGVCMYLRDVNDYEKLYSLDVLGVEDRGENDQFDVLRDFKESIASTNEVLNRKCLQNVERRLSKNENLREEYANIIEQLRVGIVEEAPERPTGERVFYMPHKPVIRESAVTTKVRIVFDASAKPYPLANSINDCIFTGPPLQPLLWDIMVRARMSTNLLLGDIEKAFPQIGVKEQDRDAFRFLFNVKGEERHLRFMRVPFGVEATPFVLGATLQNHHQQQGTEFEDTVRALKENTYVDNLMQMAGD